One window from the genome of Scatophagus argus isolate fScaArg1 chromosome 13, fScaArg1.pri, whole genome shotgun sequence encodes:
- the riok1 gene encoding serine/threonine-protein kinase RIO1 — MSVVATVPGQFDDAEEDSNQSELSTVQTQMSDVTVQTSSEDEEEVDEDDEEWAWCSAGGDLTKRYNRTSFSSQSNRQSPSNKTLPSTPSDKALRKYEHKISLDKLNYADSVINKVTTMQKQKEADTYRVKDKSDRATVEQVLDPRTRMILFKMLSRGVICEINGCISTGKEANVYHASTSTGDGRAIKIYKTSILLFKDRDKYVSGEFRFRHGYCKGNPRKMVRTWAEKEMRNLIRLQTAGIPSPEPLLLRSHVLLMSFIGKDNIPAPLLKNALLSELKARELYLQVLQNMRKMFQEARLVHADLSEFNMLYHNGDAYIIDVSQSVEHDHPHALEFLRKDCSNVNEFFVKHGVAVMTVRELFDFITDPSITSHNMDQYLEKAMVISAQRTLQQRSDQDRVDEEVFKKAYIPRTLTEVSHYERDVDLMKAKEEESAISGHNDNVLYQTLTGLKKDLSGVQTVPALLEDDQSSSSEEEEEEEEEEEEGEGEGQHQQSQREEASTDKKEKKKMVKEAQREKRKNKVPKHVKKRKEKMSKMKKGR; from the exons ATGTCGGTGGTGGCCACCGTACCTGGACAGTTTGATGACGCAGAGGAGGACAG caaccaatcagagctgTCGACTGTGCAGACACAGAtgagtgatgtcacagtgcagACTTCAtcggaggatgaggaggaggtggacgaGGATGATGAAGAGTGGGCGTGGTGTTCAGCAGGAGGAGATCTAACTAAACGGTACAACAGGACGAGTTTCAGCTCTCAG TCCAACAGACAGAGTCCGTCCAATAAAACTTTGCCATCAACCCCGTCTGATAAAGCTCTGAGGAAATATGAACACAAGATCAGCctgg ATAAACTGAATTATGCTGACTCTGTGATCAATAAAGTGACAACgatgcagaaacagaaagaagccGACAC GTACAGAGTGAAGGACAAATCAGATCGAGCCACAGTCGAACAG GTCTTAGATCCACGAACTCGAATGATTCTCTTTAAGATGTTGAGTCGAGGAGTCATCTGTGAAATAAACGGCTGCATCAGTACGGGGAAGGAG gCCAATGTTTATCATGCCAGCACATCCACTGGAGACGGCAGGGCCATCAAGATCTACAAGACCTCCATCCTGCTCttcaaagacagagacaaatacGTCAGCGGAGAGTTCAG GTTCCGTCATGGTTACTGTAAAGGAAACCCTAGGAAGATGGTTAGAACCTGGGCTGAGAAGGAGATGAGGAACCTCATCAG GCTGCAGACGGCAGGAATCCCAAGTCCAGAACCTCTTCTGCTCAGAAGTCATGTTCTGCTGATGAGTTTCATCGGAAAAGATAACAT ACCAGCTCCTCTGCTGAAGAATGCCTTGTTGTCGGAGTTGAAGGCTCGTGAGCTCTATCTGCAGGTCCTACAGAACATGAGAAAGATGTTCCAGGAGGCTCGACTTGTCCACGCAGACCTCAGCGAGTTCAACATGCT ATATCACAATGGAGACGCTTACATCATCGACGTGTCTCAGTCGGTGGAACATGACCATCCTCATGCTCTCGAGTTCCTCAGGAAGGACTGCAGCAACGTCAACG aATTCTTTGTGAAGCATGGCGTAGCAGTGATGACGGTCCGAGAGCTGTTTGACTTCATCACTGACCCATCAATCACCAGCCACAACATGGACCAGTACCTGGAGAAG GCGATGGTGATTTCAGCTCAGCGGACGTTACAGCAACGGTCAGATCAGGACCGAGTGGATGAAGAG GTGTTTAAAAAGGCCTACATTCCCCGCACTCTGACTGAGGTGAGCCACTACGAGCGAGACGTTGACCTGATGAAGGCCAAGGAGGAGGAGTCGGCCATCAGCGGACACAACGACAAT GTTCTGTATCAGACGCTGACTGGACTGAAGAAGGACCTGTCTGGAGTTCAGACG GTTCCTGCTCTCCTGGAGGATGACCAGTCTTCatcctcagaggaggaggaggaggaggaggaggaggaggaggagggggagggcgAAGGGCAACACCAGCAGAGTCAGCGAGAGGAAGCCTCCACTGACAAAAAG gagaagaagaagatggtaAAAGAAGcccagagagaaaaaagaaaaaacaaagtaccaaaacatgtgaagaagagaaaagagaaaatgtccaAGATGAAGAAAGGAAGATGA
- the rpp40 gene encoding ribonuclease P protein subunit p40, translated as MAMSGDLSKTPGSLMVWDRSSFLDEKNRLSSQVEQLHFNYKVSVLLPECCAAPCHLDAVLNSFSSFYLIRNLPTYELLDKHFLDNAVYQGSVYGVSYRTRIDEDDCVALMPNGHLSLSLSKDSFELLGAEGKPSRFNHRTKCRFVVSVDLSDSSMAPGGRGYQRLLTGLRSRLQLKTDFLLSHHPGGGASLQALLSRYEWSEHRPEVSSHMLTDLSCPALLTSDPQSCDPHSILEWVGAVDARVSCDNSSNSFLSSLVCPEPKTTLSQALSVSICGLLLPQDVHRLIQQIRYYLEQPHSESWVSLTVHGFVDSPVSWGGNEHGFLRGGENFYSLLMIHDHTYRLHLATGAHDTCPP; from the exons ATGGCGATGTCTGGTGATCTGAGTAAGACTCCGGGGTCTCTGATGGTCTGGGATCGGTCCAGTTTCCTGGATGAGAAGAACCGACTGAGTTCgcaggtggagcagctgcaCTTCAATTACAAG gtgtctgtgctgctgcctgaGTGTTGCGCCGCCCCCTGTCACCTGGATGCTGTGTTaaacagtttcagcagtttcTACCTGATCAGAAATCTGCCGACATACGAACTGCTGGACAAACACTTCCTGGATAATGCCGTGTACCAGG GTAGTGTGTACGGTGTGTCTTACAGGACCAGGATAGATGAAGATGACTGCGTTGCTCTGATGCCAAACG gtcacctgtctctctctctgagtaAAGACTCCTTTGAGTTGTTGGGAGCTGAAGGGAAACCATCGAGGTTCAACCACAGAACAAAGTGCAGATTTG TAGTATCAGTAGATTTGAGTGACAGCAGCATGGCTCCTGGTGGGCGGGGCTACCAGAGACTCCTCACAGGTCTGAGATCGCGACTTCAACTGAAGACTGATTTCCTGCTGTCACATCATCCAG GGGGTGGAGCCTCTCTGCAGGCCCTCCTGTCTCGTTACGAGTGGTCTGAACACAGACCCGAGGTCAGCAGCCACATGCTGACAGATCTGTCCTGTCCCGCcctgctgacctctgacccgCAGTCATGTGACCCTCACAGCATTCTGGAGTGGGTTGGAGCTGTGGACGCTCGTGTCAGCTG TGACAACTCGTCCAACAGCTTCCTGTCCTCACTGGTCTGCCCTGAGCCAAAGACAACATTGAGTCAAGCTCTGAGTGTCTCCATCTGCGGACTGCTGCTTCCTCAGGACGTCCACCGACTCATCCAGCAGATCAG GTATTACCTTGAGCAGCCTCACTCGGAGTCCTGGGTGTCACTGACCGTTCACGGTTTTGTTGACAGTCCAGTGTCGTGGGGGGGCAATGAACACGGATtcctgagaggaggagagaactTCTACAGTCTGCTGATGATCCATGACCACACTTACAGGCTCCACCTGGCTACAGGAGCGCACGACACCTGTCCGCCATGA